From Microbacterium invictum, the proteins below share one genomic window:
- a CDS encoding WhiB family transcriptional regulator: MDWRDKAACLTVDPELFFPVGNTGPAVDQIEKAKAVCARCTVTEICLQYALESGQDSGVWGGLSEDERRALKRRAARARRAS; this comes from the coding sequence ATGGATTGGCGCGACAAAGCCGCCTGCCTGACTGTCGACCCCGAGCTGTTCTTCCCCGTGGGGAACACCGGTCCCGCTGTAGACCAGATCGAGAAGGCCAAAGCCGTGTGCGCACGGTGCACGGTCACCGAGATCTGCCTGCAGTACGCGCTGGAGAGCGGTCAGGACTCGGGCGTCTGGGGCGGCCTGTCGGAGGACGAGCGTCGCGCCCTGAAGCGCCGCGCCGCCCGCGCCCGTCGCGCCAGCTGA
- a CDS encoding sensor histidine kinase — protein MSTLSDLLYAQGRSTEADVEWLHRLAGDGQLLADLAFADIVIWVPTADDSFIAVAHTRPSGAATLFYRDIVGDLVRPQWRTQVTDAFTHGRIVDSASPDWFEETPTRVRAVPIVRETAIEGRAATIIGVLTRHTNLGEARTPSRQQITFNDCADDLFGMVASAGFPDLAAPTSPRRGAPRASDGLIRIDVDGIATFASPNALSAFNRLGFDDELEGESLIEVATQILPAARQFDESLPIVMAGRAPWRADLDARGVTVSLRTIPLKDHGTRTGAIVLCRDVTEIRHQEQELITKDATIREIHHRVKNNLQTVASLLRIQARRTHSDEAREALTQAMRRVSAIAVVHDTLSSGLAQDVDFDEVFNQVLKLVAEVAASPNTRARTHKTGIFGTLPSEYATPLALALTELVTNAVEHGLKDSEGDVEIVAERTDERLAVKVRDTGVGLPEGQVGRGLGTQIVRTLIQGELSGTIDWHTLVGSGTEVTIDIPLRYIAKA, from the coding sequence GTGTCGACGCTCAGCGATCTCCTCTACGCCCAGGGCCGTTCCACCGAAGCCGATGTCGAATGGCTCCATCGGCTGGCGGGGGACGGTCAGCTGCTCGCCGACCTGGCGTTCGCCGACATCGTGATCTGGGTGCCGACGGCGGACGACTCATTCATCGCCGTCGCGCACACCCGCCCCAGCGGCGCCGCGACCCTCTTCTACCGTGACATCGTCGGAGACCTCGTGCGTCCGCAGTGGCGCACTCAGGTCACCGACGCATTCACCCACGGCCGCATCGTCGACTCCGCCTCCCCAGACTGGTTCGAAGAGACCCCGACCCGGGTCCGCGCCGTCCCCATCGTGCGCGAGACCGCCATCGAGGGACGGGCGGCCACGATCATCGGCGTGCTCACCCGGCACACCAACCTCGGCGAGGCGCGCACGCCGTCGCGGCAGCAGATCACCTTCAACGACTGCGCCGACGACCTGTTCGGCATGGTGGCCTCCGCGGGCTTCCCCGACCTCGCCGCGCCGACGTCGCCCCGTCGCGGGGCGCCGCGCGCATCGGACGGCCTGATCCGCATCGACGTGGACGGGATCGCCACCTTCGCGAGCCCGAACGCGCTGTCGGCGTTCAACCGCCTCGGCTTCGACGACGAGCTCGAGGGGGAGTCCCTCATCGAGGTCGCCACCCAGATCCTGCCCGCGGCACGCCAGTTCGACGAGTCCCTCCCGATCGTCATGGCCGGCCGCGCACCGTGGCGTGCCGACCTCGACGCGCGCGGGGTGACGGTGTCGCTGCGCACCATCCCGCTGAAGGATCACGGCACCCGCACCGGCGCGATCGTGCTGTGCCGCGACGTCACCGAGATCCGCCACCAGGAGCAGGAGCTCATCACCAAGGACGCGACGATCCGGGAGATCCACCACCGCGTCAAGAACAACCTGCAGACCGTCGCGTCGCTGCTGCGCATCCAAGCGCGCCGGACGCACTCCGACGAGGCCCGCGAGGCGCTCACCCAGGCGATGCGACGGGTGTCGGCGATCGCCGTGGTCCACGACACGCTGTCGTCCGGCCTGGCGCAGGACGTCGACTTCGACGAGGTGTTCAACCAGGTGCTCAAGCTCGTCGCCGAGGTTGCCGCCTCGCCCAACACCCGAGCGCGCACCCACAAGACCGGCATCTTCGGCACGCTGCCGAGCGAGTACGCGACGCCGCTCGCACTCGCGTTGACCGAGCTGGTGACCAACGCCGTCGAGCACGGGCTGAAGGACTCCGAGGGCGACGTCGAGATCGTCGCCGAACGCACCGACGAGCGGCTCGCGGTGAAGGTGCGCGACACCGGGGTCGGTCTTCCGGAGGGTCAGGTCGGCCGCGGCCTCGGGACGCAGATCGTGCGCACCCTCATCCAGGGGGAGCTCAGCGGCACAATCGACTGGCACACCCTGGTGGGCAGCGGCACCGAGGTGACGATCGACATCCCGCTGCGCTACATAGCGAAGGCCTGA
- a CDS encoding AAA family ATPase → MRVVAAVDGARGRALVERLRADDVDVRTMVDAGAPAGAVADAMAGPEAAELLAELSRADLLIVEADRSTLTAELVRACDRFGVRVAPLCERDADRRLAAMFGLASFPFEVAAADLLAPVASDPGSSTPAGRGRVIVVWGPEGAPGRTTIAVELACELARDGRHVGLVDADSHAPALALTTGLPDEGPGFAAACRQAERGALTVTELDRISTSLGDVDVLTGLNRPGRWPELGAERVRAALDVCRDWADDVVVDVAASLERDEEIVSDLDGPRRNAATLAALGSADVVVAVVAADPVGVARFVRGYPELRSLVGAAPVRVVVNKTRPGALGIDARGQVRRALERFVGVRDVWFVPWDAKAADAGLLAARPVAHTSPRSSLTAAVRRFVGETVAPAERVAPVRRERQRRSLVARPARASSRVAAP, encoded by the coding sequence ATGAGGGTGGTCGCCGCGGTCGACGGTGCGCGCGGCCGTGCCCTCGTGGAGCGCCTGCGCGCCGACGACGTGGACGTGCGGACGATGGTGGATGCCGGGGCGCCGGCCGGTGCGGTCGCCGACGCCATGGCGGGTCCCGAGGCCGCCGAGCTGCTGGCCGAGCTGTCCCGCGCCGACCTGCTGATCGTCGAAGCCGACAGGTCCACCCTCACCGCCGAGCTGGTGCGCGCCTGCGACCGGTTCGGCGTCAGGGTCGCGCCGCTCTGCGAGCGCGACGCCGATCGCCGCCTGGCGGCGATGTTCGGACTGGCGTCGTTCCCGTTCGAGGTGGCTGCGGCCGATCTGCTGGCTCCGGTGGCATCCGACCCCGGGTCGAGCACGCCCGCCGGGCGCGGACGCGTCATCGTCGTGTGGGGGCCCGAAGGTGCGCCGGGGCGGACCACGATCGCCGTGGAGCTGGCGTGCGAGCTCGCCCGCGACGGGCGTCACGTGGGGCTGGTGGATGCCGATTCCCACGCCCCCGCGCTGGCGCTGACCACGGGGCTGCCTGACGAGGGGCCTGGGTTCGCGGCGGCGTGCCGGCAGGCCGAGCGCGGTGCGCTGACGGTCACCGAACTCGATCGCATCTCCACATCGCTCGGCGACGTGGACGTGCTCACCGGCCTGAACCGGCCGGGTCGCTGGCCGGAGCTCGGCGCCGAGCGGGTCCGTGCGGCCCTGGATGTCTGCCGGGACTGGGCCGACGACGTCGTCGTCGACGTGGCCGCTTCCCTCGAGCGCGATGAGGAGATCGTGAGCGATCTCGACGGACCGCGCCGCAACGCCGCCACTCTCGCCGCGCTCGGCAGTGCGGACGTGGTCGTGGCCGTCGTGGCGGCGGATCCGGTCGGTGTGGCGCGGTTCGTGCGCGGGTACCCGGAATTGCGCTCCCTCGTCGGGGCGGCACCGGTGCGCGTCGTGGTGAACAAGACCCGCCCGGGCGCCCTCGGCATCGATGCGCGCGGTCAGGTGCGGCGCGCACTCGAGCGTTTCGTGGGCGTCAGGGACGTGTGGTTCGTGCCGTGGGACGCCAAAGCGGCCGACGCCGGGCTGCTGGCTGCGCGGCCTGTCGCGCACACGTCCCCGCGATCGTCGCTGACCGCAGCCGTGCGTCGCTTCGTCGGCGAGACGGTGGCGCCGGCCGAGCGGGTGGCGCCGGTCCGTCGCGAGCGGCAGCGCCGGAGCCTCGTGGCGCGACCGGCGCGGGCGTCCTCCCGCGTCGCGGCCCCGTAG
- a CDS encoding SAF domain-containing protein — translation MTAEGAARPRPRAFWSDARFLLGVVLIVASVAGVWLVVATARQTSPVFAAARTLVPGDTVVADDLHVVEVALGATAETYATPTTLEPGAVAVRTIEAGELVPLTAIDDAERAVTTTISLRSAGEVPSAVATGTVVEIWAAPQLERGEFDTPRILVPSATVVSVTRDDSMMGTSGTALEVVIDRAAVADALAAIAADARLSVVPTAGSAR, via the coding sequence ATGACCGCAGAAGGTGCCGCTCGTCCCCGTCCGCGCGCGTTCTGGTCGGACGCGCGCTTCCTGCTGGGGGTGGTCCTCATCGTCGCCTCGGTCGCCGGGGTCTGGCTCGTCGTGGCCACCGCACGACAGACCTCGCCGGTGTTCGCCGCCGCGCGCACGCTCGTCCCCGGTGACACCGTGGTCGCCGACGACCTGCATGTGGTCGAGGTCGCCCTGGGGGCCACTGCCGAGACCTATGCGACTCCCACCACGCTCGAGCCCGGCGCGGTCGCCGTCCGAACGATCGAGGCCGGTGAGCTCGTGCCGCTCACCGCCATCGACGACGCCGAGCGGGCGGTGACCACCACCATCAGCCTGCGCAGCGCGGGGGAGGTGCCCAGCGCGGTGGCCACCGGCACCGTGGTGGAGATCTGGGCGGCGCCGCAGCTCGAGCGGGGCGAGTTCGACACCCCACGCATCCTGGTGCCGTCGGCGACAGTCGTCTCGGTTACCCGCGACGACTCGATGATGGGCACCTCCGGCACAGCGCTCGAGGTCGTCATCGACCGCGCCGCTGTCGCGGACGCGCTGGCAGCGATCGCCGCCGACGCCCGGTTGTCCGTGGTGCCGACGGCGGGGAGTGCGCGATGA
- a CDS encoding helix-turn-helix domain-containing protein has product MPETPAEDVRMLAPAQVADALQLDVDEVVALVVDGRLRGAKVGRPARWRIEAPSVEAYLDDQAEEARRFALWRESNAASFPELWGRGTVRNPD; this is encoded by the coding sequence ATGCCCGAAACGCCCGCGGAGGACGTGCGCATGCTCGCGCCCGCTCAGGTCGCCGACGCACTGCAGCTCGACGTCGACGAAGTCGTCGCGCTGGTGGTCGACGGCAGGCTGCGCGGCGCGAAGGTGGGCCGCCCGGCGCGGTGGCGCATCGAGGCGCCCAGTGTCGAGGCATACCTCGACGACCAGGCCGAGGAGGCCCGCAGGTTCGCGCTATGGCGGGAGTCCAATGCGGCCAGCTTCCCCGAGCTGTGGGGCCGCGGCACCGTCCGCAACCCCGACTGA
- a CDS encoding Rv3235 family protein: protein MVAQRAARGSGLAAAEYFAPQRTTTQELPDPDPLLKNLTIGVLEVLAGAREVDQLARWLGEDAFRALVTRANLAARARSARGVRVTMPVHRVLSVHRDTPADGVVEAVVIVAGPARTRAIAIRLEGWDSRWRATSLALL, encoded by the coding sequence ATGGTTGCGCAACGGGCTGCGCGCGGCTCCGGACTCGCCGCTGCGGAGTATTTCGCTCCCCAGCGCACGACGACCCAAGAGCTGCCCGATCCGGACCCCCTGTTGAAGAATCTGACGATCGGCGTGCTCGAGGTGCTCGCCGGCGCACGCGAAGTGGACCAGCTGGCGAGGTGGTTGGGCGAGGATGCCTTCCGCGCGCTGGTCACCCGCGCGAACCTGGCGGCGCGCGCACGCAGCGCGCGCGGCGTGCGCGTCACCATGCCCGTGCACAGAGTGCTATCGGTGCATCGCGACACACCGGCCGACGGCGTGGTCGAGGCCGTCGTGATCGTCGCGGGACCGGCGCGCACCCGGGCGATCGCGATCCGCCTCGAGGGCTGGGACTCGCGCTGGCGCGCCACGTCCCTCGCGCTGCTCTGA
- a CDS encoding pyridoxal phosphate-dependent aminotransferase, producing the protein MSPRILDQSSKLKDVLYEIRGAALVEADRLQDEGHAILKLNTGNPAIFGFEAPFQIVRDMIEAVPHAHGYSDSRGIMSARRAVVSRYEEEPGFPQFDPDDVYLGNGVSELITMTMQALLDEGDEVLIPAPDYPLWTAMTSLADGTPVHYMCDESNGWMPDLDDIRAKITPATKAIVVINPNNPTGAVYSRELLEGIVEIAREHDLLLLSDEIYDRILFDDASHIPLATLAPDLLCLTFNGLSKTYRVAGYRSGWMVITGPKKHAAGFLEGIQLLASTRLCPNVPAQFAVQAALSGVQSIDALIGPAGRLHEQRDAAWETLTAIPGVTCVKPAGALYAFPRLDPDVYDIRDDGKLVYDFLVAEHVLIVPGTGFNWPTPDHLRIVTLPEARVLTEAIERLGNFLSSYRQ; encoded by the coding sequence ATGAGTCCCCGCATCCTCGACCAGTCATCCAAACTCAAGGACGTCCTCTACGAGATCCGTGGGGCCGCCCTGGTCGAGGCCGACCGGCTGCAGGACGAGGGCCACGCGATCCTCAAGCTCAACACCGGCAACCCGGCGATCTTCGGGTTCGAGGCGCCGTTCCAGATCGTGCGCGACATGATCGAGGCGGTGCCCCACGCGCACGGCTACAGCGACAGCCGCGGCATCATGTCCGCACGCCGCGCGGTCGTGTCGCGGTACGAGGAGGAGCCCGGCTTCCCTCAGTTCGACCCCGACGACGTGTACCTGGGCAACGGCGTCTCAGAGCTGATCACCATGACGATGCAGGCGCTGCTCGACGAGGGCGACGAGGTGCTCATCCCGGCGCCCGACTACCCGCTGTGGACGGCGATGACGAGCCTCGCCGACGGCACTCCCGTGCACTACATGTGCGACGAGAGCAACGGGTGGATGCCGGATCTCGACGACATCCGGGCCAAGATCACCCCCGCGACCAAGGCCATCGTCGTCATCAACCCGAACAACCCGACCGGCGCCGTCTACTCGCGCGAACTGCTCGAGGGCATCGTCGAGATCGCCCGCGAGCACGACCTGCTGCTCCTGTCGGATGAGATCTACGACCGCATCCTCTTCGACGACGCGTCGCACATCCCGCTGGCCACCCTCGCGCCGGACCTCCTCTGCCTGACCTTCAACGGCCTCTCCAAGACCTATCGCGTCGCCGGCTACCGGTCGGGGTGGATGGTCATCACCGGTCCGAAGAAGCACGCAGCCGGATTCCTCGAAGGGATCCAGCTGCTGGCATCCACTCGCCTCTGCCCGAACGTGCCCGCGCAGTTCGCCGTTCAGGCGGCACTCTCGGGCGTGCAGTCGATCGACGCGCTGATCGGTCCGGCGGGGCGGCTGCACGAGCAGCGGGATGCCGCGTGGGAGACGCTCACCGCCATCCCGGGCGTCACGTGCGTCAAGCCCGCCGGGGCCCTGTATGCGTTCCCGCGGCTCGACCCGGACGTGTACGACATCCGGGACGACGGCAAGCTGGTGTACGACTTCCTCGTGGCCGAGCACGTGCTCATCGTGCCCGGGACGGGGTTCAACTGGCCGACTCCCGATCACCTGCGGATCGTCACGCTGCCCGAGGCCCGCGTGCTCACGGAGGCGATCGAGCGGCTCGGCAACTTCCTGTCGTCGTACCGGCAGTAG
- the secA gene encoding preprotein translocase subunit SecA, producing the protein MANPLEKLLRAGEGRVLRRLQQVVKAVNALEEDYAQLTDEELRGETAELRARHEAGETLDKLMPEAFAAVREAAKRTLGQRPYDVQIMGGAALHLGNIAEMKTGEGKTLTATFAVYLNAIAGKGVHVITVNDFLASYQSELMGRVYRAVGMTTGTIVSGQTPAVRREQYAADITYGTNNEFGFDYLRDNMAWRQEDLVQRGHFFAIVDEVDSILIDEARTPLIISGPSSGEANRWFVEFAKIARTLEAGVDYEVDEKKRTVGVLEPGIEKVEDYLGIDNLYESANTPLISFLNNSIKALALFKRDTDYVVMNDEVMIVDEHTGRILVGRRYNEGVHQAIEAKESVPVKAENQTLATVTLQNYFRLYEKLAGMTGTAETEAAEFMSTYKLGVVPIPTNRPMVRKDQSDLVYKNEQAKFTQVVEDIAKRHASGQPVLVGTVSVEKSEYLSRLLAKKGIKHEVLNAKNHAREAEIVARAGRLGAVTVATNMAGRGTDIMLGGNAEFLAVQEMKARELDPVETPDEYEVAWTEVYAAMRDLVAEESTKVVEAGGLYVLGTERHESRRIDNQLRGRSGRQGDPGESRFYLSLTDDLMRLFQSGAAEAILARTNFPDDVAIESGMVSRAIKSAQAQVEARNAEIRKNVLKYDDVLNRQREAIYADRRQMLEGDDLSERVQHFVEDAVGAVIEDHTSNGHTESWDFDALWAELKTLYPVGVTIDEVVAESGSKGRVTAEGLKREIVSDARIAYQKREETLGEPAMRELERRVVLQVLDRRWRDHLYEMDYLKDGIGLRAMAQRDPLIEYQREGYQMFQAMMGQIKEESVGFLYNLEVEVRQTEGGQVEAKGLTTPSVETQKLQYTAANDAGEVEVRNERGQVQQAATSKVRAAAAAAGAPEQPAAEPQRGAFGQAVQGGADSQAAPQNRAQRRAQDRRK; encoded by the coding sequence GTGGCCAACCCCCTCGAGAAACTGCTTCGCGCCGGTGAAGGACGCGTCCTTCGCAGGCTCCAGCAGGTCGTCAAGGCCGTCAACGCCCTTGAAGAGGACTACGCGCAGCTGACCGACGAAGAGCTGCGCGGCGAGACCGCCGAGCTGCGTGCGCGCCACGAAGCCGGCGAGACGCTCGACAAGCTCATGCCCGAGGCCTTCGCGGCCGTGCGCGAGGCAGCCAAGCGCACGCTCGGCCAGCGGCCCTACGACGTGCAGATCATGGGCGGCGCGGCCCTCCACCTCGGCAACATCGCCGAGATGAAGACCGGTGAGGGCAAGACGCTCACCGCGACCTTCGCGGTCTACCTCAACGCGATCGCCGGCAAGGGCGTCCACGTCATCACCGTCAACGACTTCCTCGCGTCGTACCAGTCCGAGCTGATGGGCCGTGTGTATCGCGCCGTCGGCATGACCACCGGCACGATCGTCTCCGGCCAGACTCCGGCTGTCCGCCGTGAGCAGTACGCCGCCGACATCACCTACGGCACCAACAACGAGTTCGGCTTCGACTACCTGCGCGACAACATGGCGTGGCGTCAGGAAGACCTCGTCCAGCGCGGCCACTTCTTCGCGATCGTCGACGAGGTCGACTCGATCCTCATCGACGAGGCGCGCACGCCGCTGATCATCTCAGGCCCCTCGTCGGGCGAGGCGAACCGCTGGTTCGTCGAGTTCGCCAAGATCGCCCGCACCCTCGAGGCCGGCGTCGACTACGAGGTCGACGAGAAGAAGCGCACTGTCGGCGTGCTCGAGCCCGGCATCGAGAAGGTCGAGGACTACCTCGGCATCGACAACCTGTACGAGTCGGCCAACACGCCGCTGATCTCGTTCCTCAACAACTCGATCAAGGCTCTCGCGCTCTTCAAGCGCGACACCGACTACGTCGTCATGAACGACGAGGTCATGATCGTCGACGAGCACACCGGTCGCATCCTGGTCGGCCGGCGCTACAACGAAGGCGTGCACCAGGCCATCGAGGCCAAGGAGTCCGTCCCGGTCAAGGCCGAGAACCAGACGCTCGCGACCGTGACCCTGCAGAACTACTTCCGCCTGTACGAGAAGCTCGCCGGCATGACCGGTACCGCCGAGACCGAGGCGGCCGAGTTCATGTCGACGTACAAGCTCGGGGTCGTGCCGATTCCGACGAACCGCCCGATGGTCCGCAAGGACCAGTCCGACCTGGTCTACAAGAACGAGCAGGCAAAGTTCACCCAGGTCGTCGAAGACATCGCGAAGCGCCACGCGTCGGGTCAGCCGGTGCTCGTGGGCACGGTGAGCGTCGAGAAGAGCGAGTACCTGTCGCGGCTGCTCGCGAAGAAGGGCATCAAGCACGAGGTCCTCAACGCGAAGAACCACGCGCGTGAGGCCGAGATCGTCGCGCGCGCCGGGCGCCTGGGCGCCGTCACCGTCGCCACCAACATGGCCGGCCGAGGCACCGACATCATGCTCGGCGGAAACGCCGAGTTCCTCGCCGTGCAGGAGATGAAGGCCCGCGAGCTCGACCCGGTCGAGACCCCCGACGAGTACGAGGTGGCGTGGACCGAGGTCTACGCCGCGATGCGCGACCTCGTCGCCGAGGAGAGCACGAAGGTCGTCGAGGCCGGTGGCCTCTACGTGCTGGGCACCGAGCGTCACGAGTCGCGCCGCATCGACAACCAGCTGCGCGGACGATCCGGTCGTCAGGGCGACCCCGGTGAGAGCCGCTTCTACCTGTCGCTCACCGACGACCTCATGCGCCTGTTCCAGTCGGGCGCCGCCGAGGCGATCCTGGCGCGCACGAACTTCCCCGACGACGTCGCGATCGAATCGGGCATGGTGTCGCGGGCGATCAAGAGCGCGCAGGCCCAGGTCGAGGCGCGCAACGCCGAGATCCGCAAGAACGTCCTCAAGTACGACGACGTCCTCAACCGCCAGCGTGAGGCGATCTACGCCGACCGCCGGCAGATGCTCGAGGGCGACGACCTCTCCGAGCGCGTGCAGCACTTCGTCGAAGACGCCGTGGGCGCCGTCATCGAGGACCACACCTCGAACGGGCACACCGAGAGCTGGGACTTCGACGCACTGTGGGCCGAGTTGAAGACGCTCTACCCGGTCGGTGTCACGATCGACGAGGTCGTCGCCGAGAGCGGCAGCAAGGGCCGGGTCACCGCCGAAGGACTCAAGCGCGAGATCGTGTCGGATGCCAGGATCGCGTACCAGAAGCGCGAGGAGACCCTCGGTGAGCCGGCGATGCGCGAGCTCGAGCGCCGGGTCGTGCTCCAGGTTCTCGACCGCCGCTGGCGCGACCACCTCTACGAGATGGACTACCTCAAGGACGGCATCGGCCTGCGCGCGATGGCACAGCGCGACCCGCTGATCGAGTACCAGCGCGAGGGCTACCAGATGTTCCAGGCCATGATGGGCCAGATCAAGGAGGAGTCGGTCGGATTCCTCTACAACCTCGAGGTCGAGGTCCGTCAGACCGAGGGCGGGCAGGTCGAGGCCAAGGGCCTGACCACCCCGAGCGTCGAGACTCAGAAGCTCCAGTACACCGCGGCCAACGACGCCGGTGAGGTGGAGGTGCGCAATGAGCGCGGCCAGGTGCAGCAGGCGGCCACGAGCAAGGTGCGTGCCGCGGCAGCGGCGGCCGGCGCCCCCGAGCAGCCGGCCGCCGAGCCCCAGCGCGGAGCGTTCGGGCAGGCCGTCCAGGGCGGGGCTGACAGCCAGGCGGCGCCGCAGAACCGCGCGCAGCGCCGGGCGCAGGATCGTCGCAAGTAG
- a CDS encoding helix-turn-helix transcriptional regulator gives MENISRSDVPRRTASTGRRHSSTREMLLRMVEAQSAGVSTTALAQSAGLHENTVRGHLEHLLEDGYLTREREPAAGRGRPAWLWHPVTRDPESPYAALASVLAGTLARTSVDPVADAREAGRGWGREIGAGLDREVDAGSARRAVVSVMRDQGFAPDDTGGAIVLRRCPLIQAAARHTDVVCAVHLGMIDGVLHAIGRDDRVGLVPFTGPSQCTLLMRAANTQPS, from the coding sequence GTGGAAAATATCTCCCGTTCCGATGTGCCGCGACGCACGGCATCCACCGGCCGCCGCCACTCGTCGACCCGAGAGATGCTGCTGCGCATGGTCGAAGCGCAATCGGCCGGCGTGTCGACCACTGCGCTGGCACAGTCCGCGGGCCTGCACGAGAACACGGTGCGTGGTCACCTCGAGCACCTCCTGGAGGACGGCTACCTCACGCGCGAGCGCGAGCCGGCGGCGGGCCGCGGCCGGCCCGCGTGGCTCTGGCACCCGGTGACGCGCGATCCCGAATCGCCCTACGCCGCCCTCGCGAGCGTCCTGGCGGGTACCCTCGCCCGCACGAGCGTCGACCCCGTCGCCGACGCCCGCGAGGCAGGCCGGGGGTGGGGACGCGAGATCGGCGCGGGGCTCGATCGCGAAGTGGATGCCGGATCCGCCCGGCGGGCGGTGGTCTCCGTCATGCGCGATCAGGGCTTCGCGCCCGACGACACCGGCGGAGCCATCGTCCTGCGCCGCTGCCCGCTCATTCAGGCCGCTGCGCGGCACACCGATGTCGTCTGCGCCGTGCACCTGGGAATGATCGACGGCGTGCTGCACGCGATCGGACGCGACGACCGCGTCGGCCTCGTGCCGTTCACGGGCCCGAGCCAATGCACCCTCCTCATGCGGGCGGCGAACACACAGCCATCCTGA
- a CDS encoding DUF2249 domain-containing protein has product MAGIEIHRSREEAVEQRPVDQGSGCACGEHDDDIPVLDVQTIPHAIRHASIFGAIESLSRGGAMVISATHDPVPLLNQLARRHGDAYATEYHERGPERWRILIRRAA; this is encoded by the coding sequence ATGGCCGGAATCGAGATCCACCGCTCACGCGAAGAAGCGGTCGAGCAGCGTCCTGTCGATCAGGGCAGCGGGTGCGCGTGCGGCGAGCACGACGATGACATTCCGGTGCTCGACGTGCAGACGATCCCCCACGCGATCCGGCACGCCTCGATCTTCGGTGCGATCGAGTCACTGAGCCGCGGCGGCGCAATGGTGATCTCGGCGACGCACGACCCGGTGCCGCTGCTGAACCAGCTGGCGCGGCGCCACGGCGATGCGTACGCCACGGAGTACCACGAGCGCGGTCCCGAGCGCTGGCGCATCCTGATCCGCCGCGCCGCCTGA